One window from the genome of Actinomycetota bacterium encodes:
- a CDS encoding cytochrome c biogenesis protein CcdA: MLLDLVAMFGAGVASFLAPCVVPLVPAYLAMVAGTTGARTGPGAGTGSGGEAAGRGPAGGEAAGGGPAAGGTGSGG; the protein is encoded by the coding sequence GTGCTGTTGGACCTGGTGGCCATGTTCGGCGCCGGTGTGGCGTCGTTCCTGGCCCCCTGCGTCGTCCCCCTGGTCCCCGCCTACCTGGCCATGGTCGCCGGCACTACCGGCGCCCGGACTGGGCCCGGGGCCGGGACTGGGTCCGGGGGCGAGGCCGCCGGGCGCGGGCCCGCCGGGGGCGAGGCCGCCGGGGGCGGGCCCGCCGCGGGCGGGACTGGGTCCGGGGGCGA